The Syntrophotalea acetylenivorans genome contains the following window.
GGCTCTTTTTAACAAAGTCGATAATACCACTGGTCGAAGCAATATGATCGGCCATTTTCAAAATTTGCGGGCGGCACTCGGGATGGGCCAGGAACAAGGCCTCGGGGTGCTGCTCTTTGGCCGCCAGCACGTCCTCCTCGGGAAGCTGGTCATGGAAGGGGCAATAGCCTTCCCAGAAGTGGCACTTCTTTTCGGTGTTGGCGGCGATGTAACGACCGAGATTGCGGTCCGGCACCAGGATCACTTCGTCGGCATCAAGCGAATTGACGACCGCCACAGCATTGGCGCTGGTACAGCAGATATCGCTCTCGGCCTTGACCGCGGCGCTGGAATTGACGTAGGTGACCACAGGCCGGCCCGGCAGACGCTCCTTCATCTCCCGCAACTTATCGGCGGTGACCATGTCGGCCATCGGGCAGCCGGCTTCGGTGCGGGGCAGCAGCACGGTCTTCTCGGGGGCCAAAATGGCGGCACTCTCAGCCATGAAATGGACTCCGCACAGAACGATCACCTTACGCTCGGTATTAGCGGCTTCGATGGCCATAGCGAGGGAGTCCCCGGCAATATCGGCAATCTCCTGAATCTCGTCACGTTGGTAAAAATGCGCCATGATCAGGGCATCGCGCTCGTCCGCCAAGCGACGGATTTCATCCTTGAGTTGTTGCTGATTCATTACCTTAATTTCCTTGAAGCTTTCGCAAAAAGTCATGGGATAGCCAAACAAAAAATCGGCCTACAGGACACCACAGGCTGAACTTTTTGCAACGCTATCGTCCTTGGCAAAGGGCTACAGGGCGGAACAACGGCTCGAATAATAGTGCAAAAGCCCTTATATGTCAAACCTTTATCAGGCTTTCCCAACGCTTGACAGAATGGGCCGTTGCCGTTATTGTCCAAATGAATCCGAACGATCCTTCGCATCTATCGGTTAAGGAAACTAGAATGTTCAATCTCGGCATGACCGAAATCCTTATCATTCTTGGCGTAGCGCTGCTGGTGCTCGGCCCTAAAAGGCTGCCTGAACTGGCTCAAGCCCTGGGCAAAGGCCTGGCCGAATTCAAGCGCGCCACCAGCGATCTGCACGTGACCCTCGATGAGCCGGGCGAACCGGGAGAGATCGACGAATCCGTCGAAGATTCGCAGACCGAAAAGACCTCGAAAGACCCCGATGACCATGGATGAGCTCCCCGTCACTGCCCACCTGGAAGAACTACGCCAGCGACTGATTATCTGTGTCGGCAGCTGGATGGCGGCCTTCGCTCTCTGTTACGCGGTCTCTGAACGCCTTTTCCAACTCATCGCCGAACCGGTACAGGCAGCCTTGCCCGAAGGCAGTTCCCTGGTCTTTATCAACGCCACGGAACCCTTCTTCACTTACCTCAAGGTGGCCGCCCTCAGCGGTCTGCTACTGGCCCTGCCGGTCCTCCTCTGGCAACTGTGGTTGTTCGTCGCCCCCGGTATGTACGGCCACGAGAAGCGCTTCGCGCTGCCCTTCGTGTTGGCCAGTTGCATCTGTTTCGCCACCGGCACCTGGTTCGGCTTTCGCTACGTCTTTCCCCTGGTGTTTCGCTTTCTGGTCACCTTCGGCACTGACAGCGGCATGGAAGCGATGCTTTCCATGGGTGCCTATCTGGCCCTATCGAGCAAGCTGCTCCTGGCCTTCGGCCTGGTTTTCGAACTGCCCATTATCATCTTCTTTTTGGCCCGCATGGGAATCGTCGACCACCACTGGTTGGGCCGTCATCGGAAATACGCTATTCTGCTCGCTTTCGTGGTCGGCGCCATACTGACGCCTCCCGATATTATTTCTCAACTCTCCCTGGCCGGTCCCTTTATGATTCTGTACGAGGTCGGCATTCTGGCGGCACGGCTCTTTGGAACCCCGGCACGGCCCAAGGATGACTGAGTCGTTGTTATCGCCCGCAAGGGGGGGGGCTCGCATGCCGATAAAACCAGCGCAAAAAGTGGCCATGCTGTGCGTTATTCTGGCCAGCCTGACCTTAAGCGCCCTGCTTGCCGGTAGCTTCTATCGGCAAGAGCGGCGGGAGACCCTGGCCGGATTCGAGGCTGAAGTCGATGCCATCGGAAACCAGTTTTATCAGGAACTGACCTTCCAATTCGAAGCCCTCTATCTGCTCAAAGCCTTGTTTGACGGTTCGACCATCGTGTCCGATAAAGAATTCCAGCGGGTCGCCACGGAAACCCTGGCTCGCCATTCGAACATCCTGGCCCTGGGCTGGGTACCGCAAATCGAGCACCCGACAGGCGAGCCGAGCTATCCCCTCGACTACCTTTCCCCTGAACAGCGCCGCAGCGGCCTGCTCGGCTTTGATCTGGCTGCGGTTCCAGCCATACGCCCGGCTCTCGAGGCTGGCCTGAGTCAGGGCAGGTTACAGGCAATCCTTCAATTTCCCCTGTTTGCCAATGAACCTGAGCTTCGGGGAGTATTTGCCCTGCTTCCGGTCCTTGACGCCGCTGATTCAAAGGATTCCGCCCGCCCTTTGCGCGGCTTTATCGCCGGCTTTTTTAACGTTGACGACCTACTGGCAAGGTTGCTGGAAAAGCATGTCACCCCAGGCATCGACCTGACCCTTTTGGACCATACTGCGGATTTGGAACATCGAATTCTTTATCACCATCGAGCGCCTGTTGGAACACCGGTCGCGGCAGCGGCTTACCTGGATGAACTACCGGTGATAGCCGGTCACCAATGGCGCATTCGCGCCCTACCGACGGATAGCTACTTGAATTATCACAGCAGCCGGGTTCCATACCTGATCATGCTATCCGGATTTATTTTCACTTTTCTGATCGCTGCCTATCTGCGGATGGCCGCCATCCGTTCAGCGGAAATCGAAGAGTTGGTCAAGGCCCGGACTCGCAAACTGCACGAAACCAACGATAAACTGGCCAGCCTGTCCATGACCGACGGCCTGACCGGCATCGCCAATCGTCGAAACTTCGACTGTCACCTGGACGTCGAATGGAAACGGGGCATTCGCGAACAACAACCGCTCACTCTGATGCTGATCGACATCGACTGTTTCAAAGCCTATAACGATCATTACGGCCACCTGCAGGGAGACCATTGCCTGCGCCGGGTAGCACGGACACTTCATGATCAGACCTCCCGGCCGCGGGATCTGGTAGCCCGCTACGGGGGCGAGGAATTTGCCCTGATTCTGCCCCATACGGACTGCGCCGCCAGATCTCTGGGCGAACAGTGTCGAGCCGCCGTAGAGTCCCTGGCTCTACCCCACATAGCGTCAGGCATCTCCAACAAAATCACCGTCAGTGTCGGCATCGCCAGCATGGTCCCACAACGGGGCAGTCAACCTGACGATCTTATTGCCAAGGCCGATCAGGCCCTCTACCATGCCAAAGAAACCGGGCGCAACCGGGTAGTGCTGGCGGATTAGATTACTGAAAAGCTGTCCCCTGTTCTTTTCCGCATCGCCTAGAATGTTGGCTCTATCTGCGTTCATCAGCGTCCCGAAAAGATTTTGAACCTCGATTTGGACGCAGATGAAACCTGATGCTGCGCATTCGCAGATCAAACAAGCCTAGGACCTTTACCACTCGTTCGCTGCGCTCACTAGAGAACACAGAGAAAATCCTCTGTTTTAATTGTGTTTCTCCGTGTCCTCCGTGAACTCTGTGGTGAAAGCCTTGGACCTTAATGGGACGTCAACTTGCCCCAAGTAAACAACTAGGTTCTTGTTTTAAAGCCAATCTCCGCAAGCTCCCTGTTTGATCTTTACCCTAATTATTGCTAGAGTTCCGACAATGAAGCCTGCCCTCGAAATAAACCATCTGCAAAAAAGCTTCGCCGGCACCAAAGCCGTCGACGACCTCTCCCTGAGCATCGAACCGGGAGAGATTTTCGGCCTGCTCGGACCCAACGGCGCCGGCAAGAGCACCACCATCAACATGATCAGCGGCGTCTGCCGCATCGACAGCGGCACCGTACGTATCTTTGGCCATGATGCGGTGAAGGACTATCGTCTAACCCGGCGATTGGTTGGGGTCATGCACCAGGAAATCGTCACCGACCACTTTTTCACCATTGACCGGGCTTTGAAAATTCATGCCGGCTATTACGGTGTACGCAGCGATAACTCCTGGCGTGAGTTGCTTATCGAACGCCTCGGCCTCGGCCCTCACCTGCAT
Protein-coding sequences here:
- a CDS encoding diguanylate cyclase, whose protein sequence is MPIKPAQKVAMLCVILASLTLSALLAGSFYRQERRETLAGFEAEVDAIGNQFYQELTFQFEALYLLKALFDGSTIVSDKEFQRVATETLARHSNILALGWVPQIEHPTGEPSYPLDYLSPEQRRSGLLGFDLAAVPAIRPALEAGLSQGRLQAILQFPLFANEPELRGVFALLPVLDAADSKDSARPLRGFIAGFFNVDDLLARLLEKHVTPGIDLTLLDHTADLEHRILYHHRAPVGTPVAAAAYLDELPVIAGHQWRIRALPTDSYLNYHSSRVPYLIMLSGFIFTFLIAAYLRMAAIRSAEIEELVKARTRKLHETNDKLASLSMTDGLTGIANRRNFDCHLDVEWKRGIREQQPLTLMLIDIDCFKAYNDHYGHLQGDHCLRRVARTLHDQTSRPRDLVARYGGEEFALILPHTDCAARSLGEQCRAAVESLALPHIASGISNKITVSVGIASMVPQRGSQPDDLIAKADQALYHAKETGRNRVVLAD
- the tatC gene encoding twin-arginine translocase subunit TatC, with protein sequence MTMDELPVTAHLEELRQRLIICVGSWMAAFALCYAVSERLFQLIAEPVQAALPEGSSLVFINATEPFFTYLKVAALSGLLLALPVLLWQLWLFVAPGMYGHEKRFALPFVLASCICFATGTWFGFRYVFPLVFRFLVTFGTDSGMEAMLSMGAYLALSSKLLLAFGLVFELPIIIFFLARMGIVDHHWLGRHRKYAILLAFVVGAILTPPDIISQLSLAGPFMILYEVGILAARLFGTPARPKDD
- a CDS encoding Sec-independent protein translocase subunit TatA/TatB: MFNLGMTEILIILGVALLVLGPKRLPELAQALGKGLAEFKRATSDLHVTLDEPGEPGEIDESVEDSQTEKTSKDPDDHG
- the nadA gene encoding quinolinate synthase NadA gives rise to the protein MNQQQLKDEIRRLADERDALIMAHFYQRDEIQEIADIAGDSLAMAIEAANTERKVIVLCGVHFMAESAAILAPEKTVLLPRTEAGCPMADMVTADKLREMKERLPGRPVVTYVNSSAAVKAESDICCTSANAVAVVNSLDADEVILVPDRNLGRYIAANTEKKCHFWEGYCPFHDQLPEEDVLAAKEQHPEALFLAHPECRPQILKMADHIASTSGIIDFVKKSPVKKFIIGTEVGVLFRLRKENPDKEFIMPNSLLFCQTMKYTTLEDVLKCLQTMSPQITVEAETSRKAKLTLDRMLAVPRD